A part of Brassica rapa cultivar Chiifu-401-42 chromosome A05, CAAS_Brap_v3.01, whole genome shotgun sequence genomic DNA contains:
- the LOC103869347 gene encoding vacuolar-processing enzyme delta-isozyme isoform X2, whose amino-acid sequence MSSLGHLLVLVFLYVLLFYSADSRKPQVLHDTGSSEDGAKGTRWAVLIAGSSYYYNYRHQADICHAYQVLRKGGLKDENIIVFMYDDIAFNPENPRPGVIINRPDGGDVYEGVPKDYTKEAVNVKNFYNVILGNESGITGGSGKVVKSGPNDSIFIYYADHGAPGLLSMPDGEDIHAKDFIKVLEKMHKLKRYKKMVIYVEACESGSMFEGILKTNLNILAVTASNATESSFGIYCGGENPPPPPEYDGVCLGDTFSVSWLEDSDLHDMSKETLKKQYQIVKRRTGPDAEPGTSSHVSRFGSKALLKDYLVSYIGTNPENENFTSAGFTASPISTSSSIQRSPMESPERQELQKKLFEEMNHRRQIDQNIVDILKLSLKQTNVLDLLISTRTKGQPLVDDWDCFKTLVNSFKNHCGATMDYGLKYTGALANICNMGVDVKQTVSAIEHACAH is encoded by the exons ATGTCTTCTCTTGGTCATTTACTTGTTCTTGTGTTTCTCTATGTTCTGCTTTTTTACTCAGCTGATTCTCGCAAACCCCAAGTCCTTCATGACACTGGATCTAGCGAAGATGGTGCAAAAGGCACAAGATGGGCTGTTCTAATTGCTGGATCAAGTTATTATTATAACTACAGGCATCag GCTGACATATGCCATGCATATCAAGTTCTGCGAAAAGGGGGTCTAAAAGATGAAAACATTATTGTGTTTATGTACGATGATATCGCGTTTAACCCTGAGAATCCCAGGCCTGGAGTTATCATCAATAGACCTGATGGTGGAGATGTTTACGAAGGAGTTCCTAAG GACTACACTAAAGAGGCTGTTAATGTGAAGAACTTTTATAATGTGATACTTGGAAACGAAAGTGGCATCACAGGAGGAAGTGGCAAAGTTGTGAAAAGTGGTCCTAATGATAGCATATTCATCTACTATGCTGACCATGGAGCTCCTGGTTTACTAT CGATGCCTGATGGTGAAGATATCCATGCAAAAGATTTCATTAAAGTCTTGGAGAAGATGCATAAGCTTAAAAGATACAAGAAGATG GTGATTTATGTTGAAGCATGTGAGTCTGGAAGTATGTTTGAAGGGATTTTAAAGACCAATCTAAACATACTTGCAGTAACTGCTTCTAATGCGACAGAGAGCAGTTTTGGAATCTACTGTGGTGGTGAaaatcctcctcctcctcctgaaTATGATGGTGTTTGTCTCGGCGATACATTTAGCGTCTCTTGGCTTGAGGACAG TGATCTTCATGACATGAGTAAAGAGACATTGAAGAAACAATACCAAATTGTAAAGAGAAGAACAGGTCCTGATGCTGAACCAGGGACGAGTTCTCATGTAAGCCGTTTCGGATCAAAGGCGCTTCTTAAAGACTATCTTGTCTCCTACATTGGAACCAATCCTGAAAACGAAAACTTCACTTCTGCTGGATTCACTGCTTCACCAATCTCTACTTCAAGCTCG ATTCAAAGATCTCCAATGGAGTCACCTGAAAGACAAGAACTTCAGAAGAAGCTGTTTGAAGAAATGAATCATAGGAGACAAATCGATCAGAACATTGTGGATATTCTTAAACTTTCACTTAAGCAAACCAATGTCTTAGATCTCTTAATTTCCACAAGAACAAAAGGACAACCTCTTGTAGACGACTGGGATTGCTTCAAGACTCTG GTTAATAGCTTCAAGAATCACTGTGGAGCAACGATGGATTACGGTTTGAAGTATACAGGAGCGCTTGCCAATATCTGCAATATGGGAGTGGATGTGAAGCAAACCGTTTCAGCTATTGAACACGCTTGTGCACATTAA
- the LOC103869347 gene encoding vacuolar-processing enzyme delta-isozyme isoform X1 has product MSSLGHLLVLVFLYVLLFYSADSRKPQVLHDTGSSEDGAKGTRWAVLIAGSSYYYNYRHQADICHAYQVLRKGGLKDENIIVFMYDDIAFNPENPRPGVIINRPDGGDVYEGVPKDYTKEAVNVKNFYNVILGNESGITGGSGKVVKSGPNDSIFIYYADHGAPGLLSMPDGEDIHAKDFIKVLEKMHKLKRYKKMVIYVEACESGSMFEGILKTNLNILAVTASNATESSFGIYCGGENPPPPPEYDGVCLGDTFSVSWLEDSDLHDMSKETLKKQYQIVKRRTGPDAEPGTSSHVSRFGSKALLKDYLVSYIGTNPENENFTSAGFTASPISTSSSVNTRDIPLLYLKSKIQRSPMESPERQELQKKLFEEMNHRRQIDQNIVDILKLSLKQTNVLDLLISTRTKGQPLVDDWDCFKTLVNSFKNHCGATMDYGLKYTGALANICNMGVDVKQTVSAIEHACAH; this is encoded by the exons ATGTCTTCTCTTGGTCATTTACTTGTTCTTGTGTTTCTCTATGTTCTGCTTTTTTACTCAGCTGATTCTCGCAAACCCCAAGTCCTTCATGACACTGGATCTAGCGAAGATGGTGCAAAAGGCACAAGATGGGCTGTTCTAATTGCTGGATCAAGTTATTATTATAACTACAGGCATCag GCTGACATATGCCATGCATATCAAGTTCTGCGAAAAGGGGGTCTAAAAGATGAAAACATTATTGTGTTTATGTACGATGATATCGCGTTTAACCCTGAGAATCCCAGGCCTGGAGTTATCATCAATAGACCTGATGGTGGAGATGTTTACGAAGGAGTTCCTAAG GACTACACTAAAGAGGCTGTTAATGTGAAGAACTTTTATAATGTGATACTTGGAAACGAAAGTGGCATCACAGGAGGAAGTGGCAAAGTTGTGAAAAGTGGTCCTAATGATAGCATATTCATCTACTATGCTGACCATGGAGCTCCTGGTTTACTAT CGATGCCTGATGGTGAAGATATCCATGCAAAAGATTTCATTAAAGTCTTGGAGAAGATGCATAAGCTTAAAAGATACAAGAAGATG GTGATTTATGTTGAAGCATGTGAGTCTGGAAGTATGTTTGAAGGGATTTTAAAGACCAATCTAAACATACTTGCAGTAACTGCTTCTAATGCGACAGAGAGCAGTTTTGGAATCTACTGTGGTGGTGAaaatcctcctcctcctcctgaaTATGATGGTGTTTGTCTCGGCGATACATTTAGCGTCTCTTGGCTTGAGGACAG TGATCTTCATGACATGAGTAAAGAGACATTGAAGAAACAATACCAAATTGTAAAGAGAAGAACAGGTCCTGATGCTGAACCAGGGACGAGTTCTCATGTAAGCCGTTTCGGATCAAAGGCGCTTCTTAAAGACTATCTTGTCTCCTACATTGGAACCAATCCTGAAAACGAAAACTTCACTTCTGCTGGATTCACTGCTTCACCAATCTCTACTTCAAGCTCGGTCAATACTCGCGATATCCCTTTGTTATATCTCAAGAGCAAG ATTCAAAGATCTCCAATGGAGTCACCTGAAAGACAAGAACTTCAGAAGAAGCTGTTTGAAGAAATGAATCATAGGAGACAAATCGATCAGAACATTGTGGATATTCTTAAACTTTCACTTAAGCAAACCAATGTCTTAGATCTCTTAATTTCCACAAGAACAAAAGGACAACCTCTTGTAGACGACTGGGATTGCTTCAAGACTCTG GTTAATAGCTTCAAGAATCACTGTGGAGCAACGATGGATTACGGTTTGAAGTATACAGGAGCGCTTGCCAATATCTGCAATATGGGAGTGGATGTGAAGCAAACCGTTTCAGCTATTGAACACGCTTGTGCACATTAA
- the LOC103869348 gene encoding U-box domain-containing protein 35: MKSQKVKVKKKKKNVDSGLVAVAVDKDKGSQHALKWAADRLVSKGDTIILLHVIHRSSSDSVEVTAEKHKQAENLFVTFHCYCSRKEIQCLDVTLEDDSIVKSLAEYVSSGVIENLVLGAPSRHGFMRKFKMSDTPSNVAKAAPDFCTVYVISKGKISSVRHARRDAPYQSPLIAQIENHSALTNYEKFRNTMSFRDRTPARSSVSSSIEDYGKSPLARTSNNANSFYDLTDSDNDISFVSSGRPSITSSGRRSITSSERPSTSTNGRSDISFVSSGRPSTSTTGSPSFIYEFPDSGLTPRMSTGSGQSVGSMRLGINIQHDFSFVSQDSGRSSCSCSPQNLEDVEAEMRRLKLELKHTIDLYGSACREALAAKQEAKELQRQKMEEEGWGQEGQLSEKSTKLIAEKERANKAAMDASETANKIADLETQRRAIESGDAFSDSNLRYRRYVIGEIEEATNSFDKANKIGEGGYGPVFKGHLDHTPVAIKVLRPDAAQGRSQFQREVEVLSCIRHPHMVLLIGACPEYGVLVYEYMGKGSLADRLYRNGNTPPLSWELRFRIAAEVATGLLFLHQTKPEPIVHRDLKPGNILIDQNYVSKIGDVGLARLVPAVAENVTQCHVTSTAGTFCYIDPEYQQTGMLGVKSDVYSFGILLLELLTAKKPTGLSYTVEQAIEKGTFKDMLDPAVLNWPVEEALSLAKVALKCAQLRRKDRPDLGKEVLPELNRLRALADANMEWIMFNYSRGPSPRHSLISLPTVDEMSVTSDGSNTHSSTLSDMEKNLDETEED, translated from the exons ATGAAGTCTCAAAAGGTaaaggtgaagaagaagaagaagaatgtggaTTCAGGACTAGTCGCTGTAGCAGTGGATAAAGATAAAGGAAGCCAACATGCTCTCAAATGGGCTGCTGATCGTCTCGTCTCCAAAGGCGATACCATCATCCTCCTCCATGTTATCCATCGATCCTCATCTGATTCAG TTGAGGTTACTGCAGAGAAACATAAGCAAGCGGAGAACCTTTTCGTCACGTTTCATTGCTACTGCAGTCGAAAAGAG ATACAATGCCTTGACGTCACGCTTGAGGATGACAGCATAGTCAAGTCCCTTGCGGAATATGTTTCCTCTGGTGTGATTGAGAATCTGGTTCTTGGTGCACCGTCCAGGCATGGGTTCATGAG aaaattcaagATGTCTGATACGCCGAGCAATGTAGCCAAAGCAGCACCTGATTTCTGTACAGTTTATGTCATCTCCAAAGGGAAGATATCATCTGTACGCCACGCCAGGCGAGATGCTCCTTATCAGTCTCCCCTTATCGCTCAGATTGAGAATCATTCCGCTCTCACTAACTACGAAAAGTTCAGGAACACCATGAGCTTTAGAG ATAGGACTCCGGCGAGATCTTCGGTTTCTAGCTCCATTGAAGACTATGGAAA GTCTCCTTTGGCAAGGACATCAAACAACGCAAACTCATTCTATGATTTGACAGACTCCGACAACGACATATCATTTGTTTCATCAGGCAGGCCAAGTATCACTAGCTCAGGCCGGCGAAGTATCACAAGCTCAGAAAGGCCGAGTACAAGCACTAACGGAAGGTCTGACATATCTTTTGTGAGCTCAGGAAGGCCGAGTACAAGCACTACAGGAAGCCCTTCCTTCATTTACGAGTTCCCTGACTCTGGTTTAACTCCGAGAATGTCTACGGGGTCTGGACAAAGCGTTGGCTCTATGCGTCTAGGGATCAATATCCAACATGACTTCTCATTCGTCTCACAAGATAgtggccggtcttcttgttcttgttcaCCGCAAAACTTG GAAGACGTGGAAGCTGAGATGCGGAGACTGAAACTGGAACTGAAACACACTATTGACTTGTATGGATCAGCTTGCAGAGAAGCACTAGCAGCAAAGCAAGAG GCAAAGGAGCTTCAGCGTCAGAAAATGGAAGAGGAAGGATGGGGGCAAGAAGGACAGTTATCAGAGAAATCAACAAAGCTGATAGCTGAAAAAGAGAGAGCAAACAAAGCTGCCATGGATGCTTCTGAAACAGCAAACAAGATAGCAGATCTGGAAACACAGAGAAGAGCCATAGAATCTGGAGATGCTTTCTCTGATTCAAACTTAAGGTACCGGAGGTATGTCATTGGCGAGATTGAAGAAGCTACAAACTCATTCGATAAGGCTAATAAGATAGGAGAAGGTGGATACGGTCCTGTTTTCAAGGGTCACCTTGATCATACCCCTGTTGCTATTAAGGTTTTGAGACCAGATGCAGCTCAAGGAAGATCTCAGTTTCAAAGAGAG GTGGAGGTTCTTAGCTGCATAAGACATCCGCATATGGTGCTACTCATTGGAGCATGTCCAGAGTATGGTGTGCTTGTTTATGAGTATATGGGTAAAGGGAGTTTAGCTGATAGGCTCTACAGAAACGGAAACACGCCACCGCTCTCGTGGGAGCTCAGGTTCAGAATTGCAGCTGAAGTTGCTACCGGTCTGCTCTTCCTTCACCAGACGAAACCTGAGCCTATAGTGCACCGTGATCTGAAGCCAGGGAACATCTTGATCGACCAGAACTACGTAAGCAAAATAGGTGATGTCGGATTAGCCAGACTAGTCCCTGCGGTTGCGGAAAACGTCACGCAGTGCCACGTCACGTCGACCGCGGGGACGTTCTGTTACATTGACCCGGAGTACCAACAAACCGGAATGCTTGGTGTGAAGTCAGATGTCTACTCTTTCGGTATCTTGCTTTTAGAGCTGCTCACGGCGAAGAAACCTACGGGTTTGTCTTACACCGTTGAGCAAGCGATAGAGAAAGGCACGTTCAAGGATATGTTGGATCCAGCGGTGCTTAACTGGCCGGTTGAAGAAGCTTTGTCATTGGCAAAGGTTGCGCTTAAGTGTGCACAACTGAGAAGGAAAGACAGACCAGACCTTGGGAAAGAGGTGTTGCCTGAGCTTAACAGGTTGAGAGCTCTTGCTGATGCGAATATGGAGTGGATTATGTTCAATTATAGCAGAGGACCATCACCAAGGCATAGCTTAATCTCCTTGCCAACAGTT GATGAAATGAGTGTAACCTCAGATGGATCGAATACACATTCAAGTACTCTATCAGACATGGAGAAGAACTTAG aCGAAACTGAAGAGGATTAG
- the LOC103869399 gene encoding heavy metal-associated isoprenylated plant protein 47, whose product MRIKLSVNCDRCRRKAMEVAVNAKGVISVAIEGESEDELVVVGDGIDAACLVDTLRKQACYAILETLEEVNPDILTPDDDQVQEEDDDTDDSKNIEAADDDNGTDQKVPPHCCLAECPTICYEQPQHEMSEVIVYDSYGPTTGCTIM is encoded by the exons ATGCGTATCAAATTGTCAGTGAATTGTGACAGATGCAGGAGGAAAGCAATGGAAGTAGCAGTCAATGCAAAGG GTGTAATCTCTGTAGCCATAGAAGGGGAATCCGAGGACGAGCTCGTAGTGGTCGGTGATGGAATTGACGCAGCTTGTTTGGTTGACACTTTGAGGAAGCAAGCTTGCTATGCCATATTAGAGACTCTAGAAGAAGTTAACCCGGATATTCTCACTCCTGATGATGATCAGGTGcaagaagaggatgatgatACAGACGATTCCAAGAACATCGAGGCTGCTGATGATGATAACGGTACAGATCAAAAGGTTCCACCTCATTGCTGCTTAGCTGAATGCCCCACCATTTGCTATGAGCAGCCACAACATGAGATGTCTGAAGTAATAGTGTATGATTCTTATGGTCCAACCACTGGATGCACAATCATGTAA
- the LOC103869349 gene encoding U-box domain-containing protein 12: MESFQNPDWETEFNRFERAISSSPAPIRVRSVIKLSALANQSPESILTRAIPILAGLLRVSDDPNRSVQAAAAHCLKRIACLGGEFAATMGRCGVIASLLGLLLEQANDNGIALRRIWVKCLWSLVTFGSSIRVGLARLGGVEIVTRELNTWEDDSSRWCLLEILTALTTIRESRRVLVHNGGLKFLVEAVKVGNFASRERACHAIGLVGVTRRCRGLLVEAGVVPALVDLFRDGDEKGKLLAGNTLGIIAAQTEYIRPVTEAGSIPLYVELLSGGDPMGKDIAEDVFCILAVAEGNAVLIAEQLVRILREGDNESKFAASDVLWDLAGYRHSVSIIRDSGAIPLLVGLVRDGSLEFRERISGAISQLCYNENDREVFSESGMIPILIEWLGDESEELRDNAAEALINFSEDREHYGRVHEALSHPVIRSMQSRLARIRASHEHLVRSMRRVTIEHLARDPYLP, from the coding sequence atggaaagttttcaaaacCCAGATTGGGAAACCGAGTTTAACCGCTTCGAACGAGCGATCTCATCCTCTCCCGCCCCGATTCGCGTAAGATCCGTTATAAAGCTATCAGCTTTAGCTAATCAATCACCGGAGAGTATCCTAACCCGCGCAATCCCGATCCTCGCCGGTCTTCTCCGCGTCTCCGACGACCCCAATCGCTCCGTCCAAGCCGCCGCCGCGCATTGCTTGAAACGCATCGCCTGCCTCGGCGGCGAGTTCGCGGCGACGATGGGGAGGTGCGGCGTGATCGCTAGCTTGTTAGGGCTCTTACTCGAGCAGGCGAATGACAACGGTATTGCGTTACGAAGGATCTGGGTGAAGTGTTTGTGGAGTTTAGTTACTTTCGGATCTTCGATTCGGGTCGGGTTAGCTAGGTTAGGCGGTGTGGAGATCGTGACACGTGAGCTGAACACGTGGGAAGATGATTCGAGTAGATGGTGCCTGTTAGAGATCCTTACTGCCTTGACGACGATACGAGAGAGCAGACGCGTTCTTGTTCACAACGGTGGGTTGAAGTTTCTTGTTGAAGCGGTTAAAGTTGGGAACTTTGCGTCGAGAGAGAGAGCCTGTCACGCTATTGGGTTGGTTGGTGTTACTAGAAGGTGTAGGGGGTTGCTGGTTGAAGCAGGAGTGGTTCCAGCTCTTGTGGATTTGTTTCGAGATGGAGATGAGAAGGGAAAGCTTTTAGCTGGTAATACCTTGGGGATCATAGCGGCTCAGACCGAGTATATAAGGCCTGTGACTGAAGCTGGTTCGATTCCTTTGTATGTGGAGCTTCTTTCCGGAGGAGATCCGATGGGGAAAGATATTGCGGAGGATGTGTTCTGTATACTAGCTGTGGCTGAGGGTAATGCTGTTTTGATAGCGGAGCAGCTTGTGAGGATCTTGAGAGAAGGAGATAACGAATCCAAGTTTGCTGCTTCTGATGTGTTGTGGGATCTCGCGGGTTATAGGCATTCTGTGTCTATTATTAGAGACTCTGGTGCGATTCCTTTGCTGGTGGGGCTTGTGAGAGATGGGTCTCTTGAGTTTAGGGAGAGGATCTCTGGAGCTATTTCTCAGCTGTGTTACAACGAGAACGACCGTGAGGTCTTTTCTGAGTCTGGTATGATACCGATTTTGATTGAATGGTTGGGGGATGAGTCGGAAGAGCTTAGGGATAATGCGGCCGAGGCGCTGATTAATTTCTCAGAAGACCGAGAGCATTATGGTAGAGTGCATGAGGCTCTAAGCCATCCCGTGATTCGGAGTATGCAGAGCAGACTTGCTAGAATCAGAGCCTCTCATGAACATTTGGTTAGGTCAATGCGAAGGGTTACTATCGAACATCTTGCCCGGGATCCATATCTTCCCTAA
- the LOC103869351 gene encoding geranylgeranyl pyrophosphate synthase 10, mitochondrial, giving the protein MENRETLVYTLICIFLSLHFLFWRFRPRYTEVASVFRLTRHLNIRSFASVTSYNFDFMLYMVNKAKSVNKALDEAVPLREPALKIRESMRYTLLSGGKRVRPMLCLAACELVGGQESTAMPTACAVEMLHTSSLIQDDLPCMDDDNLRRGKPTNHKVYGEDISVLTADALIALAVKKMAASTSLGVPPERVLRAILEMTKALGTEGLVAGQAADLAGEGMSGVGLEHLEFIHIHKTAALLEASAVAGAIVGGGSDEEIERLRMYARCIGLMFQVVDDVLDVTKSSEELGKTAGKDLMAGKLTYPRFMGVEKSKEYAEKLNVEAREHLQGFDSHKVAPLLSLADYIVNRQN; this is encoded by the coding sequence ATGGAAAACAGAGAAACTCTTGTTTACACTCTCATTTgcatctttctctctctccactTCTTGTTTTGGAGATTCAGGCCGCGTTACACTGAAGTTGCGTCTGTCTTCAGACTGACCCGCCACCTTAACATCCGCAGTTTTGCTTCAGTAACAAGCTATAACTTCGACTTCATGTTGTATATGGTCAATAAGGCCAAGTCTGTCAACAAAGCACTAGACGAGGCTGTTCCTCTCCGCGAGCCAGCACTCAAAATCCGTGAATCCATGAGGTATACGCTTCTCTCGGGTGGAAAACGTGTAAGGCCAATGCTTTGCTTAGCTGCGTGCGAGCTCGTAGGCGGCCAAGAGTCCACCGCAATGCCCACTGCATGTGCTGTTGAGATGCTTCACACGTCATCTCTCATCCAAGACGACCTCCCTTGTATGGATGACGACAACCTTCGTCGTGGAAAACCAACCAACCATAAAGTATATGGTGAAGATATATCCGTCTTGACCGCTGATGCACTCATAGCTTTGGCTGTCAAGAAGATGGCCGCGTCTACCTCTTTGGGCGTTCCTCCAGAGAGGGTTCTCCGGGCCATTCTGGAGATGACAAAAGCGTTGGGAACGGAAGGGCTCGTTGCGGGTCAAGCGGCTGATCTGGCCGGAGAAGGAATGAGCGGAGTGGGGTTGGAACATCTTGAGTTTATACATATTCACAAAACGGCGGCGTTGCTTGAAGCTTCTGCGGTGGCGGGGGCTATAGTGGGAGGTGGGTCTGATGAAGAGATTGAAAGGCTTAGGATGTATGCAAGATGCATTGGGCTTATGTTTCAAGTTGTGGATGATGTTCTTGACGTGACAAAGTCGTCGGAGGAGTTGGGGAAGACGGCCGGTAAAGATTTGATGGCCGGAAAGCTAACGTATCCGAGGTTCATGGGAGTGGAGAAGTCGAAGGAGTATGCGGAGAAGTTGAACGTAGAAGCGAGAGAGCATCTTCAAGGATTTGATTCACACAAGGTGGCGCCTTTGTTGTCTCTCGCTGATTACATTGTCAACCGACAAAACTAA